ACGCGATCCGGATATCTGCGAATGGAAAGAGTCCAGCAAGAAAAAAATGGGGCAGGTGGTGTTTCGCATGCTGGCAGAAGCCGGTTACTTAAAAAGTACCCGTAAGCTGGAGTTACAGCGCGTGATCGTCAGAGCAGAGCTGCGTAGCCTGTTGGAAGAACATTATAAACAACGCATTAAAAGATCTATGGAAGTGTCGCTATGGACGCGTTAGTTGTAGAGGGGCAGCAATGAGTCAAACAATACATGAGCGTCTGAACCAGATTCCAGAGCGAATTCTTTCCACCGAGTTTCTCACCGGGCAAGGACTGGGCAATGAAATTGGCTTCTGGATTTTTGATTATGCACCTGAAGATGAGTTGAAGGTGCGCGAATATCTGCATTTTCTAGACGGGATGCTGGAGAAAAAACACAGTCAGCTGAAGGTGGTGAATATCAACCTGCTGCAAGCCGTGGTGGATTATCTGGCTGAGCGTAACTTCATCGATAAAGCCATTCAAATGCAAAAAGCCAAAGGCGATGAAGCGCTGCTCAAAGCCTTAAAGGGCCCACTGCATATGGATAAGTTCGCGCCTTATCTGGTGAGTAAATATGCCACCAATGCGCAAGATATTGTGTTGATGACTGGGGTAGGGTCGGTTTGGCCACTGTTACGTGCCCATCACTTATTGAACAGTTTGCATTCGTTACTGGGGCATAAGCCAGTGGTGCTGTTTTACCCGGGCTATTACGACGGTCAAGCGATGAGTTTATTTGGAAAAATTCCAAGCAACAATTACTACAGAGCATTCAGATTGGTGCCTTAAACACGGCAAATAGAAATAAGAATTCGGGGGAATGGATTGAGATGAACATTAAAGAACTTTTTTACAAGCCATTAGATCGTGCGATAAACGGGGTGGTCAAGGCAGACCAGAATGACAATACCACGGTATATCAGGAACTCGATGAATACGTGGTCACCAATGAGCTGGAAAAGCATTTTCGGGACTTTTTCCAGTCTTATGGTACAGACCTAAGCGATCCTTCGATTGCCAATCGTGTCGGCGTATGGATTTCAGGCTTCTTTGGTTCAGGTAAATCACACTTCCTGAAAACCTTATCGTATATAACAGAAAACTAAAAAAAAGTGGAAGAATTCTTAAAATTTAGGCCACCCTTGATAAGTAAACTACATGTATTTGTTGATAATTGTAATTTTGATTAAATTTAGTTGATAAATTAAATGAATTTTCATATACAAAGATATGCTCATTTTTCATATCGATAAAAATGTTAAAATTTGACTATTTGATAAAAAATATAGAGATTTTTATGGGGCTATTTATCATGCCCTTTTGCTTTGATCGGCCAGATATTCAGATTGAGATGGTGAAAAT
This genomic interval from Acinetobacter pullicarnis contains the following:
- a CDS encoding DUF1788 domain-containing protein translates to MSQTIHERLNQIPERILSTEFLTGQGLGNEIGFWIFDYAPEDELKVREYLHFLDGMLEKKHSQLKVVNINLLQAVVDYLAERNFIDKAIQMQKAKGDEALLKALKGPLHMDKFAPYLVSKYATNAQDIVLMTGVGSVWPLLRAHHLLNSLHSLLGHKPVVLFYPGYYDGQAMSLFGKIPSNNYYRAFRLVP